The proteins below come from a single Elgaria multicarinata webbii isolate HBS135686 ecotype San Diego chromosome 11, rElgMul1.1.pri, whole genome shotgun sequence genomic window:
- the LOC134405294 gene encoding olfactory receptor 2AP1-like: protein MSRTCLLYMMLENQTKIAEFILQGFQEFYEVQTLLFLIFLVIYVVAVTGNILIVALVVFDQHLHTPMYFFLGNLSFLEACYSSNVFPRMLSALLTGNRTISFSRCFMQWYLCSSLVAAECCLLCVMSYDRYLAICKPLHYLTIMNSQTCIQLAAASWINGFAVFSILLTLMLQKLFFCGPKEINHYFCDYFPLLNISCSDTSLLEIMSFIVAAIIALPPFLLTLVSYVYIIAAILKIPSTTGRRKAFSTCSSHLIVVSIFYGSLMIVYMIPSTKAKRDTQKFSSLLYIALPPLANPFIYSLRNKEVKQALRNSIARLVPYQARCLKVN, encoded by the exons ATGAG TAGGACTTGtctcctttacatgatgttagAAAACCAAACGAAGATTGCAGAATTCATTCTCCAAGGATTTCAGGAATTCTATGAAGTACAGACACTTCTTTTCCTAATTTTTCTAGTGATTTATGTTGTGGCCGTAACTGGAAACATCCTCATTGTTGCACTAGTTGTCTTTGACCAGCACCTTCACACACCCATGTACTTTTTCCTGGGGAACCTTTCATTCCTGGAAGCTTGTTATAGCTCCAATGTATTTCCAAGAATGCTTTCAGCTCTCCTGACTGGAAACAGAACAATTTCCTTCAGCAGATGTTTTATGCAATGGTATCTCTGTAGTTCCTTGGTAGCAGCAGAATGCTGTTTACTCTGTGTGATGTCTTACGACAGATATCTAGCAATCTGTAAACCACTGCATTACTTAACAATCATGAATTCTCAGACTTGTATCCAATTAGCAGCTGCATCATGGATCAATGGATTTGCTGTATTTTCAATATTACTCACTTTGATGTTAcagaaattatttttttgtggCCCTAAGGAAATCAACCATTATTTTTGTGATTATTTTCCACTTCTAAACATCTCCTGCAGTGACACAAGCTTGTTGGAAATTATGAGTTTCATCGTGGCCGCCATAATTGCACTCCCTCCTTTTCTCCTGACTCTTGTATCGTATGTATATATCATTGCTGCCATCTTGAAAATCCCTTCCACCACTGGGAGGCGAAAGGCCTTTTCTACCTGCTCCTCTCACTTGATTGTGGTTTCCATTTTCTATGGCTCTCTAATGATTGTGTATATGATACCTAGTACTAAAGCGAAGAGAGATACACAAAAATTTTCCTCTCTCCTATACATAGCTTTGCCCCCTCTGGCCAATCCATTCATATACAGCTTGAGAAATAAAGAGGTGAAACAGGCCCTGAGAAATAGTATTGCCAGGCTTGTTCCGTATCAAGCAAGATGCCTTAAAGTGAATTAG
- the LOC134405295 gene encoding olfactory receptor 2AP1-like — MIRNKTTVTEFILLGFGEFHKSQMLLFLTFLTIYIVTISGNILIVALVVFDQHLRTPMYFFLGNLSFLEACYSSNLFPRMLSALLTGDRLILFSSCFTQLYLFGSMVSTECCLLCAMSYDRYLAICKPLHYTTIMKTWTCIQLAAVSWISGFVALMILLTLMLQQLNFCGSNEIDHYFCEYFPLLKLSCSDTSVIQIMSFMVAAIFTFPTFLLTLTSYTYIIVAVMKIPSTTGRQKAFSTCSSHLVVVSIFYGSLMIVYMMPRANVKKDMLKFSSLLYAVLPPLVNPFIYSLRNKEVQDALRNNIHRIFFLAKQIRCS; from the coding sequence ATGATCAGAAACAAGACAACGGTGACAGAATTCATCCTCCTGGGATTTGGAGAGTTCCATAAATCACAGATGCTTCTCTTCCTGACATTTCTAACCATCTACATTGTGACCATCTCTGGAAACATTCTCATTGTTGCACTAGTTGTCTTTGATCAGCATCTTCGTACTCCGATGTACTTCTTCCTGGGAAATCTCTCCTTCTTGGAGGCTTGCTACAGCTCCAATCTATTTCCAAGGATGCTTTCAGCCCTCCTAACTGGGGACAGACTGATTTTGTTCAGCAGTTGCTTTACACAATTGTATCTATTTGGCTCCATGGTGTCTACTGAATGTTGTTTGCTCTGTGCAATGTCGTATGATAGATATCTAGCAATCTGTAAACCATTGCATTATACAACAATCATGAAAACCTGGACTTGTATCCAGCTTGCAGCTGTGTCTTGGATCAGTGGATTTGTAGCTTTGATGATATTACTCACATTGATGTTGCAGCAGTTAAATTTTTGTGGCTCCAATGAAATTGATCATTATTTTTGTGAATACTTCCCACTGCTAAAACTTTCATGCAGTGACACCAGTGTGATACAAATCATGAGTTTCATGGTGGCTGCCATATTCACATTCCCTACTTTTCTTCTAACTCTTACATCATATACATATATTATAGTTGCTGTCATGAAAATCCCTTCTACCACTGGGAGGCAAAAGGCCTTTTCCACCTGCTCCTCTCACTTGGTTGTGGTTTCCATTTTCTATGGCTCTCTAATGATTGTGTATATGATGCCACGGGCTAACGTCAAGAAAGACATGCTAAAATTTTCATCTCTCTTGTACGCGGTTTTGCCCCCTCTGGTCAATCCCTTTATATACAGTCTGAGAAATAAGGAGGTCCAAGATGCCCTTAGAAATAATATCCACAGGATTTTTTTCCTTGCAAAGCAAATCAGATGTAGCTAA
- the LOC134405296 gene encoding LOW QUALITY PROTEIN: olfactory receptor 6B1-like (The sequence of the model RefSeq protein was modified relative to this genomic sequence to represent the inferred CDS: substituted 1 base at 1 genomic stop codon) encodes MEQTEXGNQMNITEFILLGFGKSSQWQNIFFFVFLVIYIVAMAGNVLIVILVVVDQHLHTPMYFFLGNLSCLETCYISNIVPKMIDGLLTDEMAISFNGCFVQFFFFGYLMATECYLLSVMSYDRYLAICKPLHYATSMNVQICIQLAAASWTNGLIATLILLIFMLQLTYCGPNIINHYFCDSVPLIKLSCSDTSLVELMSLILAFVFTLPPFLLTLTSYIYIITTILGIPSTTGKKKAFSTCSSHLIVVSTFYGAIMIVYMLPKNEALSDLNKVLSLLYTVLPPVANPLIYSLRNKEVRDAIVKIFQRFLIFPRSQRQLLQ; translated from the coding sequence ATGGAGCAAACTGAATGAGGAAATCAGATGAATATCACAGAATTTATCCTCTTGGGTTTTGGAAAATCCAGTCAATGGCAAAATATATTCTTCTTTGTTTTCCTAGTGATCTATATTGTAGCCATGGCTGGGAATGTTCTCATTGTAATTTTAGTTGTAGTTGATCAGCATCTTCATACACCCATGTATTTCTTCCTGGGAAACTTGTCATGTCTAGAGACTTGCTATATTTCAAATATCGTACCCAAAATGATAGATGGCTTGTTGACAGATGAAATGGCAATTTCATTTAATGGCTGCTTTGTACAGTTCTTTTTCTTTGGCTATTTAATGGCAACTGAATGTTATCTCCTCTCAGTAATGTCATATGATCGGTATTTAGCTATATGCAAACCATTGCACTATGCAACAAGCATGAATGTACAAATCTGCATCCAACTTGCAGCTGCCTCATGGACAAATGGGCTTATAGCCACTTTAATCCTGTTGATTTTCATGCTACAGTTAACATACTGTGGCCCAAATATAATTAATCATTATTTCTGTGATTCTGTTCCACTTATAAAACTTTCTTGTAGTGACACCAGCCTAGTAGAACTTATGAGTTTGATCCTGGCATTTGTATTCACCCTGCCACCTTTTCTCCTCACCTTGACGTCCTACATATACATAATAACTACTATCTTGGGGATTCCTTCTACAACGGGAAAGAAAAAGGCTTTTTCCACTTGTTCCTCTCATCTTATTGTAGTTTCTACCTTTTATGGAGCCATCATGATTGTATATATGTTACCAAAGAATGAAGCACTCAGTGATCTCAACAAAGTTTTGTCTCTCTTGTATACAGTCTTGCCCCCTGTTGCAAATCCTCTTATATACAGCTTGAGAAATAAAGAGGTAAGGGATGCCATAGTGAAAATATTTcaaaggtttcttatttttccaagaAGTCAGAGACAGTTGTTGCAATGA
- the LOC134405297 gene encoding olfactory receptor 14A16-like produces the protein MFNRTAVGEFLLLEFSTMRELQLLHFAIFLLIYLATLIGNLLIITTVSLDRHLHSPMYFFLANLSFLDISYISVTIPKSMVNALTNSRQISFSGCVAQVYLVITFADAELFLLTAMAYDRYAAICHPLHYRVIMNWSMCGEMAAGCWIGSMLYSIVHTTNTFRLSFCQSNKIDQFFCDVPQLLKISCSDTRVNDILMFVLGYSLASLCISIIFVSYVYIFSTVLKIPSIHGRYKAFSTCLPHLVIVCLFMGTGAFTYTRPRSASSVGRDIAAAVLYSVVPPLINPIIYSLRNKQLKGSLKKLMKKLKFPTTKFILL, from the coding sequence ATGTTTAATCGAACGGCTGTGGGTGAGTTTCTACTTCTAGAATTTTCTACCATGCGGGAGCTGCAGCTGCTACATTTTGCCATATTCCTTCTCATTTATTTGGCAACTCTTATAGGAAATCTTCTCATCATTACAACCGTGTCCCTTGATCGCCACCTCCACTCCCCTATGTATTTCTTCCTTGCAAACCTTTCCTTTCTCGACATCTCTTACATCTCTGTCACCATTCCCAAATCCATGGTGAATGCCTTGACCAACTCCAGGCAGATCTCTTTCTCAGGATGCGTTGCCCAGGTCTACTTGGTCATCACTTTTGCAGATGCAGAATTGTTCTTACTCACAGCAATGGCTTATGATCGCTATGCTGCAATCTGCCACCCTTTGCATTACAGGGTGATCATGAACTGGAGTATGTGTGGTGAAATGGCAGCTGGGTGCTGGATTGGTAGCATGCTCTATTCCATTGTTCATACCACTAATACCTTCAGGTTATCCTTCTGTCAATCCAATAAAATCGACCAGTTTTTCTGTGATGTCCCACAGCTACTGAAGATCTCCTGTTCAGATACACGTGTCAATGATATCTTAATGTTTGTCCTGGGTTATTCATTAGCTTCTCTGTGCATATCTATAATATTTGTTTCATATGTTTATATCTTTTCCACTGTGCTAAAGATACCTTCTATCCATGGAAGATACAAAGCTTTCTCAACCTGCCTTCCACACTTGGTCATTGTCTGTTTATTTATGGGCACTGGAGCCTTTACATATACAAGGCCAAGATCAGCATCCTCAGTTGGTCGAGACATTGCAGCTGCTGTCCTCTATTCTGTGGTGCCTCCATTGATAAATCCAATCATTTATAGCCTAAGGAACAAACAACTAAAAGGGTCCCTGAAAAAATTAATGAAAAAGCTAAAATTCCCTACAACAAAATTTATTCTTTTATAG